AATCGCTAACATCTGAACCGTTGTTTTCCATTTGGCGATCTGCGTTACGGGTACGCTAACCTTGAGCGCCGCTAGATATTCACGGAGTCCGGAAACGAGGATTTCCCGGCAGAGAATAATGATCGCGGCCCAAAGAGACCAGCCGGCAATTGTCTGTTCCGTGTCTGCGGCCATCAGCAGCAGTGCGGTTGAAATCAGCAATTTATCAGCGATCGGGTCGAGCATTCGTCCGATGTTTGACGTTTGATTCCAAATTCTCGCGAGATAACCATCGAGAAAGTCCGTTATCGAGGCGATGGCGAAAATCACCAGAGCCGACCAGCGTGCGAAATCCGAACTCTGCAGCCGGCCTTCGACGAAGAAGCACAGCACGATCAGCGGAACGGCAAGAATACGGCCATAGGTGAGCAGATTGGGGATGTTGTAGGCAGCAGGCGTTGACATCGACTTTTGTTCTCTGGGAGGCATGGGCGACAAATGAAGACTTTATGACCGTAAGGTCAACCGGTCGCGGAGAAATCAGGGTGAATTATGACGATATCCACCTGAACGCATGCTGAACCCCCCGATTGCGACTCCATGCCGCCATTTTGGCTTCCGGGGCGATCACGACAACGTGAAGACTGCCTTCTGCGTCGTCTCCGCCCTTTGAATCGTTCCCCAGTCTGATATCAAGAAAAACCCCTCAATTTCAGGGAAAAATGTGAGCTGGCATTCGTGATTCTCGATAAACCCGCACTTATCGACCGCATTTACGAGGCGGCGGTCATTCCGGAACTTTGGTCGGATGTCTGCGACAGCCTTGCAGCTGCGGTGGACGGCTATTCGACCTGCATATGGTCGATTGATTCAAACCAATCGGCCCGGTGGGTTTCTTCTCCCCACATTCAGGATGCGCTGGAAAAGTATTCTCGCAGTGAACTCCGATTTGAGAATGTGCGTCCCGGACGCTCGATTCAGATGTTTCCCATGTCTTTTGCCCGCGACATCGATGTCATGACCGCGAAGGAGATAGAGGACGACGCGATCTACAATGCCTTCTTGCGCCCCTTGGGAGTGGGCTGGAGCATGGGCAGTGTCTTGCCGGAGCCATCAGGCCACACACTGATTTTCGATTTCATGCGCAGGACCGATCTCGGGCCTTTCGAGCCCCGGCATCTGGATTTCGTCAACAGCCTGAAGGGCGATCTGGCGCGGGCGACGCTGATTTCTTCCCGCATGGTTTTCCAGCAGGCGCGATCGATTGCGTCGGCGCTGTCGCTGGTGGGCCTGCCGGCCGCTGTTCTTGGCGATGAACAGCAGGTCCTGGCCATGAACGACGAGATGGAAGCCTTGGCTCCGCGCATCCGCACGGGCGCGGGAGACCGTATCTCCATCGATCAGCCGCAGGCCAACAGGCTGTTGCAGCGCAGCTTCGAACTCCTGAGCGTGCCGGAGAGCCCGCGAGTACAGTCGCTGCCGCTTGCTGCCACCGCTGAAGAGCCGGCACTGGTGCTGCATGTTCTGCCGGTTCGCCGCAACGCGCGCGATATTTTCTCACGCAGCATGGCAGTCCTTATGGCAACCCCGGTCGGCGGCGCCGGCTTGCCGGATATTGGGGTCCTTGCCGGGCTTTTCGATCTGACACCGGGGGAGGCACGTGTCGCCCGCGAACTCGCCAAGGGCGCCAGCATTGAAGCCGTGGCGGCGATACTCAACCTGAGCATCGAGACAGTGCGCACCTACCTGAAGCGCATCTTTCTCAAGACGGGAACCCGCCGGCAGCCGGAACTGGCAAGCCTCCTGAGTGGCTTGGGTCGCGTCGCCGCCTGACGCCGCCGGCTACTTCCCCCCATCCTCGTGGAAATGGTCATAGACCAGCTTTGCGACCGAAGCCGAAATACCTTCCACCGCCATCAGATCATTGACGCCCGCACGCGATACCGCTTTCGCCGTCCCGAAGTGATGAAGCAGCGCCCGCTTGCGCGTCGGCCCGATGCCGCCGATCTCGTCGAGCGGGTTCTTGACCATTTCCTTCTTGCGCCGTGCCCGGTGCGAACCGATGGCGAAGCGGTGGGCCTCGTCGCGCAGCCGCTGGGTGAAGTAGAGCACGGGGTCGCGCGGCGGCATGGTGAAGCTTTCCCTGCCCGGCGGAAAGAAGCGTTCGCGCC
This genomic stretch from Pararhizobium capsulatum DSM 1112 harbors:
- the pgsA gene encoding CDP-diacylglycerol--glycerol-3-phosphate 3-phosphatidyltransferase, which codes for MSTPAAYNIPNLLTYGRILAVPLIVLCFFVEGRLQSSDFARWSALVIFAIASITDFLDGYLARIWNQTSNIGRMLDPIADKLLISTALLLMAADTEQTIAGWSLWAAIIILCREILVSGLREYLAALKVSVPVTQIAKWKTTVQMLAIAFLLAGPAGDKVLPYTTEIGRILLWIAAVLTIYTGYDYFRAGLKHVINE
- a CDS encoding helix-turn-helix transcriptional regulator produces the protein MILDKPALIDRIYEAAVIPELWSDVCDSLAAAVDGYSTCIWSIDSNQSARWVSSPHIQDALEKYSRSELRFENVRPGRSIQMFPMSFARDIDVMTAKEIEDDAIYNAFLRPLGVGWSMGSVLPEPSGHTLIFDFMRRTDLGPFEPRHLDFVNSLKGDLARATLISSRMVFQQARSIASALSLVGLPAAVLGDEQQVLAMNDEMEALAPRIRTGAGDRISIDQPQANRLLQRSFELLSVPESPRVQSLPLAATAEEPALVLHVLPVRRNARDIFSRSMAVLMATPVGGAGLPDIGVLAGLFDLTPGEARVARELAKGASIEAVAAILNLSIETVRTYLKRIFLKTGTRRQPELASLLSGLGRVAA